From a single Bacteroidota bacterium genomic region:
- a CDS encoding DNA-directed RNA polymerase subunit beta' has product MSFKKDQKLKSNFTKIRIGLASPESILQRSHGEVTKPETINYRSFKPEMGGLFCERIFGPIKDYECHCGKYKRIRYKGIVCDRCGVEVTEKKVRRERMGHINLVVPVAHIWYFRSLPNKIGYVLGMPTKKLDMVVYYERYVVCQPGLKSNDGVQMNDLLTEEEYLDILDSLPKDNQYLDDNDPNKFIAKMGGDALWFLLSRVDLDSLSFGLRNKASNETSQQRKAEALKRLKVIEGFRSAQENGENRPEWMVVKILPVIPPELRPLVPLEGGRFATSDLNDLYRRVIIRNNRLKRLMEIKAPEVILRNEKRMLQEAVDSLFDNTRRVSAVKTEGNRPLKSLSDMLKGKQGRFRQNLLGKRVDY; this is encoded by the coding sequence ATGTCTTTCAAAAAAGATCAAAAATTAAAAAGCAATTTCACCAAAATCAGAATTGGTTTGGCCTCGCCTGAATCAATTTTACAAAGATCGCATGGTGAAGTAACAAAGCCTGAAACCATAAACTATCGCTCGTTTAAACCAGAAATGGGTGGTTTGTTTTGTGAACGTATTTTCGGGCCAATAAAAGATTACGAATGCCATTGTGGTAAATACAAACGTATCCGTTACAAAGGTATTGTTTGTGACCGTTGTGGGGTAGAAGTAACTGAAAAGAAAGTTAGACGTGAGCGCATGGGACACATTAATTTAGTGGTTCCTGTTGCACATATTTGGTATTTCCGTTCATTACCTAATAAAATAGGTTATGTATTGGGTATGCCTACTAAAAAATTAGACATGGTTGTTTATTACGAGCGTTACGTAGTTTGCCAACCGGGTCTTAAATCAAACGATGGTGTTCAAATGAACGATTTGTTAACGGAAGAAGAGTATTTAGATATTCTTGATTCGTTACCAAAAGATAATCAATATTTAGACGATAACGATCCAAACAAATTCATCGCTAAAATGGGTGGTGATGCACTTTGGTTCTTATTAAGCAGAGTTGATTTAGATTCATTGAGTTTTGGTTTACGTAATAAAGCTAGCAACGAAACTAGTCAACAACGTAAAGCAGAAGCTTTGAAACGCTTAAAAGTTATTGAAGGATTCCGTTCTGCTCAAGAAAACGGTGAAAATCGCCCTGAGTGGATGGTGGTAAAAATATTACCAGTTATTCCACCAGAATTACGTCCTTTAGTTCCATTGGAAGGTGGAAGATTTGCAACTTCTGATTTAAATGATTTATACAGACGTGTTATTATCCGTAACAACCGTTTGAAACGATTAATGGAAATAAAAGCTCCTGAAGTGATTTTACGTAATGAAAAACGTATGTTACAAGAAGCGGTAGATTCATTATTTGATAATACAAGAAGAGTAAGTGCTGTTAAAACAGAAGGTAACCGTCCTTTAAAATCTTTAAGCGATATGCTAAAAGGTAAACAAGGTCGTTTCCGTCAAAACTTATTAGGTAAACGTGTGGATTATT
- the rpoB gene encoding DNA-directed RNA polymerase subunit beta, whose protein sequence is MTNRTITPEGRISFASVKPVIDYPDFLDVQLESFREFFQLDTTSESRANEGLFKVFQENFPISDTRNIFTLEFLDYFVDPPRYSIEECIERGLTYSVPLKAKLKLSCNDPEHEDFQTIVQDVYLGTIPYMTPSGTFCINGAERVIVSQLHRSPGVFFGQSYHTNGTKLYSARVIPFKGSWIEFATDVNNVMYAYIDRKKKFPVTTLLRAIGFESDKDILNLFDLAEEIKVSKAGLKKVLGRKLAARVLRTWVEDFVDEDTGEVVSIERNEVIIERDTTIEDSHVDLILEADVKTIILHKNESNHNEFATILNTLQKDTSNSAKEAHEHIYRQLRNADPPDEETARGVIEKLFFSDKRYDLGEVGRYRINRKLNKNESLDNRVLSKDDIVSIIKYLIELSNSRADVDDIDHLSNRRVRTVGEQLYSQFGVGLARMSRTIRERMNIRDNEVFTPQDLINAKTLSSVINSFFGTNQLSQFMDQTNPLAEITHKRRMSALGPGGLSRERAGFEVRDVHYTHYGRLCTIETPEGPNIGLISSLCVHAKINSMGFIETPYLKVENGKVSVGQPVTYLSAEDEEGMVIAQSDAKYNEVSGEFQDLKVKARYEGDFPMVEPEKLQFMDIAPNQIVSIAASMIPFLEHNDANRALMGSNMQRQAVPLLRPEAPVVGTGLEGKIARDSRNLIVAEGNGVVEYVDGNEVRIRYEQTETDKLVSFGTDTKIYKLTKFLRTNQNTCINLKPIVKKGQKVTKGTVLCEGYATQGGELAIGRNLKVAFMPWQGNNFEDAIVISERVVKEDIFTSIHVTEYELEVRDTKRGEEELTNDIPNVSEDATRNLDENGLIRVGCEVFDGDILIGKITPKGETEPSPEEKLLRAIFGDKAGDVKDASLKASPSTAGVVIEKKLFARAKKDKNNKADDKTKIAKLTEEHEKNAAGIKSVLVEKLFSILSGKTSQGVMNVYGEEMIPKGTKFTMKNLGEVDFTNVNANNWSTDSDKNDLIKQILSNYKNRVNQELAEYRRKEYAISVGDELPNGILKLAKVYIAQKRKLKVGDKMAGRHGNKGIVARIVRDEDLPFQEDGRPVDIVLNPLGVPSRMNLGQIYETVLGWAGIELGLKFATPIFDGANDDDVLEYTRKAGIPDWGKTYLYDGLTGERFDQPTTVGVIYMIKLGHMVDDKMHARSIGPYSLITQQPLGGKAQFGGQRFGEMEVWALEAYGASNILQEILTIKSDDIIGRAKAYEAIVKGDNLPQPGIPESFNVLLHELRGLCLDVTLE, encoded by the coding sequence TTGACTAACAGAACTATAACACCAGAGGGAAGAATCTCCTTCGCATCGGTAAAACCAGTCATTGATTATCCAGATTTTTTGGATGTTCAATTAGAATCTTTTAGAGAGTTTTTTCAGTTAGATACTACTTCGGAAAGTAGAGCTAACGAAGGGCTTTTCAAAGTGTTTCAGGAAAATTTTCCTATTAGCGATACCAGAAACATATTTACGTTAGAATTTTTAGATTATTTTGTTGATCCCCCTCGTTACTCAATTGAAGAGTGTATTGAGCGTGGTTTAACTTATAGTGTTCCTTTAAAGGCTAAATTAAAACTGAGCTGTAACGATCCTGAACATGAGGATTTCCAAACCATTGTTCAAGATGTTTACTTAGGAACAATTCCATATATGACTCCAAGCGGTACTTTCTGTATCAATGGAGCGGAGCGCGTAATTGTTTCTCAATTACACCGTTCGCCAGGTGTGTTTTTTGGTCAATCGTACCACACCAATGGAACAAAACTTTACTCTGCAAGGGTAATTCCTTTTAAAGGAAGTTGGATTGAATTTGCAACAGATGTAAACAACGTAATGTATGCTTACATTGATAGAAAGAAAAAGTTTCCGGTAACTACGTTATTACGTGCTATTGGATTCGAATCTGATAAAGATATATTAAACTTGTTTGACTTAGCTGAAGAAATTAAAGTAAGCAAAGCAGGTTTGAAAAAAGTATTAGGCCGCAAATTAGCTGCACGTGTTTTAAGAACATGGGTAGAGGATTTTGTGGATGAAGATACCGGTGAAGTAGTTTCAATTGAGCGTAATGAAGTAATCATTGAGCGCGATACGACTATTGAAGATAGCCACGTTGATTTAATATTAGAAGCAGATGTTAAAACCATTATTCTTCACAAAAATGAATCAAACCACAATGAGTTTGCTACTATTTTAAATACTTTACAAAAAGATACTTCAAATAGTGCTAAAGAAGCTCATGAGCATATCTATCGCCAGTTACGTAACGCAGATCCACCTGATGAAGAAACAGCACGTGGGGTAATTGAAAAATTATTCTTCTCTGACAAACGTTATGATTTAGGTGAAGTAGGTCGTTACCGTATCAACCGTAAATTAAACAAAAACGAGTCATTGGATAATCGTGTATTATCAAAAGATGATATCGTTTCAATTATAAAATACTTAATTGAGTTATCGAATTCACGTGCAGATGTGGATGATATTGACCATTTAAGTAACAGACGTGTAAGAACAGTAGGTGAGCAATTATATTCTCAATTTGGTGTTGGTTTAGCTCGTATGAGCAGAACAATCCGTGAGCGTATGAACATTCGCGATAACGAAGTTTTTACGCCACAAGATTTGATTAATGCTAAAACATTATCTTCAGTAATTAATTCATTTTTCGGTACCAATCAGTTATCTCAATTCATGGATCAAACCAATCCATTGGCTGAGATTACGCACAAAAGAAGAATGTCTGCCCTAGGGCCAGGTGGTCTTTCTCGTGAAAGAGCTGGTTTCGAGGTTCGTGACGTACATTACACTCACTACGGTCGTTTGTGTACTATTGAAACTCCTGAGGGACCAAATATCGGATTGATTTCATCTCTATGTGTTCATGCAAAAATTAATAGCATGGGCTTTATTGAAACTCCTTACTTAAAAGTTGAAAACGGTAAAGTATCGGTTGGTCAACCGGTAACTTACTTAAGTGCTGAGGATGAAGAAGGAATGGTTATTGCTCAGTCTGATGCTAAATACAATGAAGTATCAGGTGAGTTTCAAGATTTAAAAGTAAAAGCACGTTACGAAGGTGATTTCCCAATGGTGGAGCCAGAGAAACTGCAATTTATGGATATTGCTCCTAATCAAATTGTATCGATTGCTGCAAGTATGATTCCTTTCTTGGAACATAATGATGCGAATCGTGCGTTGATGGGATCGAACATGCAACGTCAGGCAGTTCCTTTATTACGTCCTGAAGCTCCGGTTGTTGGAACAGGATTAGAAGGAAAAATTGCACGTGATAGTCGTAATTTAATAGTAGCTGAAGGTAACGGTGTTGTGGAGTATGTTGACGGTAATGAAGTACGTATTCGTTACGAACAAACTGAAACTGATAAATTGGTTAGCTTCGGAACAGATACTAAAATTTATAAATTAACTAAATTCTTACGTACCAATCAAAATACTTGTATCAACTTAAAACCAATTGTTAAAAAAGGTCAAAAAGTTACTAAAGGCACTGTATTATGTGAAGGTTATGCTACTCAAGGTGGCGAGCTTGCAATTGGTAGAAACTTAAAAGTAGCTTTCATGCCTTGGCAAGGAAACAACTTTGAGGATGCGATTGTAATTAGCGAAAGAGTTGTAAAAGAAGATATTTTCACTTCAATTCATGTTACTGAATATGAATTAGAAGTTCGTGATACTAAACGTGGTGAAGAAGAATTAACCAATGATATTCCAAACGTAAGCGAAGATGCAACACGTAACTTGGATGAGAATGGTTTAATAAGAGTTGGATGTGAAGTATTTGATGGTGATATTTTAATAGGTAAAATTACTCCAAAAGGAGAAACTGAACCTTCGCCAGAAGAGAAATTATTACGTGCTATTTTTGGTGATAAAGCTGGTGATGTAAAAGATGCATCTTTAAAAGCATCTCCTTCAACTGCAGGTGTGGTAATAGAGAAAAAATTATTTGCACGCGCTAAAAAAGATAAAAACAACAAGGCTGACGATAAAACTAAAATTGCTAAATTAACTGAAGAGCATGAGAAAAATGCTGCAGGTATTAAGTCAGTATTAGTTGAAAAATTATTCAGCATATTATCAGGTAAAACAAGCCAAGGTGTAATGAATGTTTATGGTGAAGAAATGATTCCTAAAGGAACTAAATTCACTATGAAAAACTTAGGTGAAGTTGATTTTACCAATGTAAACGCAAACAACTGGAGTACTGATTCAGATAAAAATGATTTAATCAAACAAATTTTATCTAACTACAAAAACAGAGTAAACCAAGAGTTAGCTGAATACAGACGTAAAGAGTATGCTATTAGTGTTGGTGATGAATTACCGAATGGTATTTTAAAATTAGCTAAAGTTTACATTGCTCAAAAACGTAAATTAAAAGTAGGTGATAAAATGGCGGGTCGCCATGGAAATAAAGGTATCGTTGCGCGTATTGTACGTGACGAGGATTTACCTTTCCAAGAAGATGGAAGACCGGTTGATATTGTTTTAAATCCTTTAGGTGTACCTTCTCGTATGAACTTAGGACAGATTTACGAAACTGTTTTAGGATGGGCAGGTATTGAATTAGGTTTAAAATTTGCTACACCAATTTTTGATGGAGCTAATGATGATGATGTATTAGAATATACCCGCAAAGCAGGTATTCCTGATTGGGGTAAAACATATTTGTACGATGGTTTAACAGGTGAGCGTTTTGATCAGCCAACTACAGTGGGTGTAATTTATATGATTAAATTAGGTCACATGGTGGATGATAAGATGCATGCTCGTTCTATCGGACCATACTCATTAATTACACAACAACCATTGGGTGGTAAAGCTCAATTTGGAGGTCAGCGTTTTGGTGAGATGGAGGTATGGGCTTTGGAGGCTTATGGTGCATCAAATATCTTACAAGAAATCTTAACCATTAAATCGGATGATATAATTGGTAGAGCTAAAGCTTACGAGGCAATTGTAAAAGGTGATAACTTACCACAACCAGGTATTCCTGAATCGTTCAATGTATTGTTGCACGAGTTAAGAGGATTGTGCTTAGATGTAACCTTAGAATAA
- the rplL gene encoding 50S ribosomal protein L7/L12, which produces MADLKAFAEQLVNLSVKDVNELAKILKDEYGIEPAAAAVAVAAAPAAAGEAAAEQTSFNVILKSAGAAKLNVVKVVKDLTGLGLKEAKELVDGAPKPIKEGVDKTEAESLKAKLEEAGAEVEVK; this is translated from the coding sequence ATGGCAGATTTAAAAGCGTTCGCAGAACAATTAGTTAACCTTTCAGTAAAAGACGTTAACGAATTAGCAAAAATTTTAAAAGATGAGTACGGCATAGAGCCTGCTGCTGCAGCTGTTGCTGTTGCTGCTGCTCCTGCTGCAGCTGGTGAAGCTGCTGCTGAACAAACATCTTTCAACGTAATATTGAAAAGTGCTGGTGCAGCAAAATTAAACGTAGTTAAAGTTGTAAAAGACTTAACAGGTTTAGGTTTGAAAGAAGCTAAAGAATTAGTTGATGGTGCTCCAAAACCTATCAAAGAAGGTGTTGACAAAACTGAAGCTGAAAGCTTAAAAGCTAAGCTTGAAGAAGCAGGTGCTGAAGTTGAAGTAAAATAA
- the rplJ gene encoding 50S ribosomal protein L10, translating into MTKHEKNEVIDSLAGLLNEYKNIYVTDVASLNAQQTSQLRRELFKAGITMQVAKNTLVEKAMERSGRDFGQLSETLVGNTALMFSHEMKEPAKVIKAFRKKTQIPRLKGACIDVDIFIGDDQLDALMALKTKNELIGEIIGLLQSPAQNVISALQASGGGKIAGLVKTLSERPE; encoded by the coding sequence ATGACAAAACACGAAAAAAACGAAGTGATAGATAGCTTGGCTGGTTTATTAAACGAGTACAAGAATATTTATGTAACTGATGTGGCCAGTTTAAATGCTCAACAAACTAGCCAATTACGTAGAGAGTTATTCAAAGCAGGTATTACCATGCAAGTGGCTAAAAATACTTTGGTTGAAAAAGCAATGGAACGTAGTGGCAGAGATTTTGGTCAGTTATCAGAAACATTAGTAGGAAATACTGCGCTTATGTTTAGCCACGAAATGAAGGAACCTGCTAAGGTTATCAAAGCATTTCGTAAAAAAACACAAATACCTCGCTTAAAAGGTGCATGTATTGATGTCGATATTTTTATCGGAGATGATCAATTAGATGCATTAATGGCTCTTAAAACGAAAAATGAGCTTATCGGTGAAATTATCGGTTTATTACAAAGCCCAGCTCAAAATGTTATTAGTGCATTACAAGCTTCAGGTGGAGGTAAAATTGCAGGCTTAGTAAAAACGTTATCTGAGCGTCCTGAATAA
- the rplA gene encoding 50S ribosomal protein L1, which translates to MARISKKRKEVLKKIEASKNYTLSDASKLVKEISYTKFDSSVDIDVRLGVDPKKANQMVRGVVSLPHGTGKDVRVLALVTPDKEAEAREAGADHVGLDEFIQKIEQGWVDIDIIVTMPAVMAKLGKLGKILGPRNLMPNPKSGTVTMEIGKTVKEVKAGKIDFKVDKEGAIHTSIGKVSMEPQKLFENAVELIQTINKLKPSAAKGTYLKGISISSTMSPGISVDTKSVPGI; encoded by the coding sequence ATGGCAAGGATCAGCAAAAAAAGAAAAGAAGTACTCAAGAAAATTGAGGCAAGCAAAAACTACACTTTGTCTGACGCATCTAAATTAGTGAAAGAAATTTCTTACACTAAATTTGATTCATCGGTAGATATTGATGTACGATTGGGAGTTGACCCTAAAAAAGCCAATCAAATGGTTCGTGGTGTGGTTAGTTTACCACATGGTACCGGCAAAGACGTTCGCGTTTTAGCTTTAGTTACTCCTGATAAGGAAGCTGAAGCTCGTGAAGCAGGTGCAGACCACGTAGGTTTGGATGAATTTATCCAAAAGATTGAGCAAGGATGGGTTGACATTGATATCATTGTAACAATGCCTGCGGTAATGGCTAAATTAGGTAAATTGGGTAAAATATTAGGCCCTCGTAACTTAATGCCAAATCCTAAATCAGGAACCGTTACAATGGAAATTGGTAAAACTGTAAAAGAAGTAAAAGCAGGTAAAATTGACTTTAAAGTTGATAAAGAAGGAGCAATCCATACATCAATCGGAAAAGTTTCTATGGAGCCTCAAAAATTATTTGAAAATGCAGTGGAGCTTATCCAAACAATAAACAAACTTAAACCTTCTGCTGCTAAAGGAACTTACCTTAAAGGCATTAGTATAAGTAGTACAATGAGTCCGGGCATTTCTGTAGATACAAAATCGGTTCCGGGCATTTAA
- the rplK gene encoding 50S ribosomal protein L11, whose translation MAKELTGFVKLQVKGGAANPAPPIGPALGSKGINIMEFCKQFNARTQDKAGKILPVVISVYSDKSFDFIIKTPPVASQLLEAAKIKAGSAESNRKKVGTVTWDQVRAIAADKMQDMNCFKVESAMKMVAGSARSMGITVTGDSPFQN comes from the coding sequence ATGGCAAAAGAATTAACAGGATTTGTAAAATTGCAGGTAAAAGGCGGAGCCGCTAACCCTGCACCACCAATTGGACCGGCTTTAGGTTCAAAAGGTATAAATATCATGGAGTTTTGTAAGCAATTTAATGCTAGAACTCAGGATAAAGCTGGTAAAATTTTACCGGTAGTAATTTCGGTATATAGTGATAAGTCTTTCGACTTTATTATTAAAACACCACCAGTAGCCTCTCAACTGCTGGAAGCTGCAAAAATCAAAGCTGGTTCTGCTGAATCTAACCGTAAAAAAGTTGGAACAGTAACTTGGGATCAGGTGAGAGCAATTGCGGCTGATAAAATGCAAGATATGAACTGCTTTAAAGTAGAATCAGCCATGAAAATGGTAGCAGGTTCAGCTCGCTCTATGGGTATTACTGTTACGGGTGATAGTCCATTTCAAAATTAA
- the nusG gene encoding transcription termination/antitermination protein NusG, with product MTQEQQFKWYVARAITGQEKKVKAQIEVELERAGLSAFVPQILIPTEKVYTVKNGKKIAKEKAYLPGYILIQAEIVGEVGHIINSVNGVVGFLGGKSTPVPLRQSEVARILGNVDAIGEQGEVMSEPFIVGETVKVIDGPFSGFDGLIEEVSEEKKKLKVMVKIFGRRTPLELNFVQVEKEK from the coding sequence ATGACACAGGAACAACAATTTAAGTGGTATGTAGCCAGAGCAATTACCGGACAAGAAAAAAAGGTAAAGGCACAAATAGAAGTTGAGCTTGAAAGAGCTGGCTTAAGCGCTTTTGTACCCCAAATTTTAATTCCTACGGAAAAAGTATACACCGTAAAAAATGGTAAAAAAATAGCTAAAGAAAAAGCGTATTTACCAGGTTATATTTTAATACAGGCGGAAATAGTGGGCGAAGTTGGCCACATTATTAATTCTGTAAACGGAGTAGTTGGATTTTTAGGTGGCAAATCAACTCCGGTTCCTTTGCGTCAATCAGAAGTTGCCCGTATTTTAGGTAACGTTGATGCTATTGGTGAACAAGGAGAAGTAATGTCAGAGCCTTTTATTGTTGGCGAAACAGTAAAAGTTATAGATGGTCCTTTTAGCGGATTTGATGGGTTGATAGAAGAGGTGAGTGAAGAAAAGAAAAAGCTAAAAGTAATGGTAAAAATATTTGGAAGAAGAACTCCTTTAGAGTTAAACTTTGTTCAGGTAGAAAAAGAAAAATAG
- the secE gene encoding preprotein translocase subunit SecE: MNKIKEYVKLSYDELLNKVTWPTWGELQESTIIVMIATLLIAFVIFIMDLISNGGLGFFYQIFK; encoded by the coding sequence ATGAATAAAATTAAAGAGTACGTTAAATTATCATACGATGAATTGCTAAATAAAGTAACTTGGCCTACTTGGGGTGAATTACAAGAAAGCACTATTATAGTAATGATAGCTACCTTATTAATTGCCTTCGTTATTTTTATAATGGATTTAATAAGCAATGGTGGATTAGGATTTTTTTACCAAATATTTAAGTAA
- the tuf gene encoding elongation factor Tu, with translation MAKEKFDRSKPHVNIGTIGHVDHGKTTLTAAITKVLSDAGLSEARSFDSIDSAPEEKERGITINTAHVEYATANRHYAHVDCPGHADYVKNMVTGAAQMDGAILVVASTDGPMPQTREHILLARQVGVPRIVVFMNKVDMVDDSELLEIVEMEIRELLNKYEFPGDEIPVIQGSALGGLNGDAKWVAKIMELMDAVDSYIPVPPRLTELPFLMPVEDVFSITGRGTVATGRIERGVINSNDPVEIIGLGAEKLTSTVTGVEMFRKILDRGEAGDNVGLLLRGVDKESIRRGMVICKPGSVMPHVEFKAEIYVLSKDEGGRHTPFFNKYRPQFYFRTTDVTGEVVLPEGMEMVMPGDNVTITVKLINPIAMEKNLRFAIREGGRTVGAGQVTEIIK, from the coding sequence ATGGCTAAAGAAAAATTTGACCGCAGTAAACCACATGTTAACATTGGTACAATTGGTCACGTAGATCACGGTAAAACAACTTTAACTGCAGCGATTACTAAAGTATTATCGGATGCAGGTTTATCAGAAGCTCGTTCTTTTGACTCTATCGACTCAGCTCCAGAAGAAAAAGAAAGAGGTATTACAATTAACACAGCACACGTTGAGTATGCTACAGCTAACCGTCACTACGCTCACGTAGATTGTCCAGGTCACGCGGATTATGTTAAAAACATGGTTACGGGTGCTGCACAAATGGATGGTGCTATCCTAGTGGTTGCATCTACAGATGGTCCTATGCCTCAAACTCGCGAGCATATCCTTTTAGCTCGTCAGGTAGGTGTACCTCGTATTGTTGTATTCATGAACAAGGTTGATATGGTTGACGATTCTGAGTTATTAGAAATCGTTGAAATGGAAATCCGTGAATTATTAAACAAATATGAATTCCCTGGTGATGAAATTCCAGTTATCCAAGGATCTGCTTTAGGTGGATTAAACGGAGATGCTAAATGGGTTGCTAAAATCATGGAATTAATGGATGCTGTAGATTCTTATATCCCGGTTCCTCCACGTTTAACTGAGTTACCTTTCTTAATGCCGGTTGAAGACGTATTCTCAATTACTGGTCGTGGTACAGTTGCTACAGGTCGTATCGAGCGTGGTGTTATCAACTCAAATGATCCAGTAGAAATTATTGGTTTAGGTGCTGAGAAATTAACTTCTACAGTTACAGGTGTTGAAATGTTCCGTAAAATATTAGACAGAGGTGAAGCTGGTGATAACGTAGGTTTATTATTACGTGGTGTTGACAAAGAATCAATCCGTAGAGGTATGGTTATTTGCAAACCAGGTTCAGTAATGCCTCACGTTGAATTCAAAGCAGAAATCTACGTTTTATCAAAAGACGAAGGTGGACGTCACACTCCATTCTTTAACAAATACCGTCCTCAATTCTACTTCCGTACAACAGACGTTACAGGTGAAGTAGTATTACCTGAAGGAATGGAAATGGTTATGCCTGGTGATAACGTAACTATTACTGTAAAATTAATCAACCCAATCGCAATGGAAAAAAACTTACGTTTTGCTATTCGTGAAGGTGGTCGTACAGTAGGTGCTGGTCAGGTTACTGAAATTATAAAATAA